One window of the Streptomyces asoensis genome contains the following:
- a CDS encoding MerR family transcriptional regulator — translation MTIETEEPALTVDELAARAGVTVRTVRFYGTKGLLPPPVIGPRRVGHYGAGHLARLALIEELRRQGLTLAAIERYLDRLPPGLDAHDLAVHRAVVASWAPDAVETVPREELQRRAGRALSDEDVDRLAAMGVLGADAGDPADEDAYRVDAGLLRLGVRLLDVPLSPEAILAARTVLLDHARAAAHELSRLLREEVPEGDAQAVRSLSAHMQPLVVQALLTAFQRSLTEELREWLGEPPADGSP, via the coding sequence ATGACGATCGAGACCGAGGAGCCGGCCCTCACGGTCGACGAGCTGGCCGCCCGGGCGGGGGTCACGGTACGGACGGTGCGCTTCTACGGCACCAAGGGGCTGCTGCCCCCGCCGGTCATCGGTCCGCGCCGGGTGGGGCACTACGGTGCCGGGCATCTCGCGCGCCTGGCGCTGATCGAGGAGCTGCGCCGGCAGGGCCTGACGCTGGCGGCGATCGAACGCTATCTGGACCGGCTGCCGCCCGGTCTCGACGCCCACGACCTCGCCGTGCACCGGGCCGTGGTGGCCTCGTGGGCGCCGGACGCCGTGGAGACGGTGCCGCGCGAGGAACTCCAGCGGCGGGCCGGGCGGGCGCTCAGCGACGAGGACGTGGACCGGCTCGCCGCGATGGGCGTGCTGGGCGCCGACGCCGGTGACCCGGCCGACGAGGACGCGTACCGGGTCGACGCGGGACTGCTGCGGCTGGGTGTGCGCCTCCTCGACGTGCCGCTGTCGCCGGAGGCGATCCTCGCGGCCCGGACCGTCCTCCTCGACCACGCGCGCGCCGCGGCCCACGAGCTGTCGCGGCTGCTGCGCGAGGAGGTGCCGGAGGGCGACGCGCAGGCGGTGAGGTCGCTGTCGGCGCACATGCAGCCCCTGGTCGTCCAGGCGCTGCTGACGGCCTTCCAGCGGTCGCTGACGGAGGAGCTGCGGGAGTGGCTCGGGGAGCCGCCGGCGGACGGCTCCCCGTGA